In the genome of Halodesulfovibrio sp., the window AAACTGTCGTACCTTGTTCCATTTGATACTGATGTGAAGAAAATTAAAAAAATTATGAAGCGTATTAATAAGGAAGTACGTGAAGACCCTGCACTCGATGCGTTGTTACTGGATGACATTAAATCGCAAGGTGTGAAATCAATTGAACAATACGGGCTTCGTATGCGCGTTAAGTTTATGACAAAACCGGGTGGGCAGTGGAATATAAGAAAAGTGGTCTACGATAAGATGCGTAAAATTTTCAAAGAAGAAGGAATTGAGTTTGCTCGACCAACTGTAGGCGTGCATGTGCCGGACGGTGAACAATTGACTCCAGAACAGCAGCAAGAGCTTTCGGCAAAAGCGCAACAATTGGCAGATGATAGTGCGGCAGCACAGGCAAAAAGCACTGCCTAACTTCTGTATTATTATGTATGTGATAAGCCTGCGGCGCTTTTTTTGTCTCCGACGGGCAGGGAGATAATCCCCCTGCACCCCTATTATTCGAGGCAAGCCGTTCTCGTCGTCCCATACGTGGCTCAGTCGCCATGCGTCTTTTGTTGATTTGGCGGGTGATGTGGATACGGAGTTTGTTTTCGCTCAAGCACCATACCCATAATCGGGTCAAGGGGGACTCCCCCTTGCGGATGCAAGGCAGCGCCTGCCCCTCGGAGAGTCGCCGAAGGCATTCCAATAGACGACAGCGAGCGCGCTATGACTGTTCTTTAAGAAACTTGCTGATTGCTTGACGAGTTACGCCGATAAGCTGTGCTGCGCCGGATTGATTGTTGTTTGAACGATGGAGCGCTTCCTTGAAAAGAGCCGCTCGTACTTCTTTTACGGTAGGAAGCGAAGTTCCGAATGTGATTGAAGGTTCAATTTGTATGGAGCCAGAACCGTCCGGTTGATAATCATAAGACTGGGTAAGTAGCCGTTGGACGTGGCTTGTTTCTAGTACCCCGCTTGAACAACTGCCAGCGCAATCAAAGATAAGATTTTGTAACTCGCGTATGTTCCCCGGGAATGCATATTGAGAAAGAAATCCTGCTAGCTCTGAAGGATTGGAGCGTATTTTTTTGCCTGAATTGCTTTCTGCTTCTTGTAGAAAATGAGCGATAAGCTGCGGAAGGTCTTCTCTTCGTTCTCGGAGCGGTGGTATGTGCAGCAGGTGTCCCCGTAATCTGTAGAATAAGTCTCGTCGAAATTTACCGCTTTCTTGCAATTCAGTAAGATTCTGGTGTGTTGCGGCAATGATACGAGCCGATGAACGCTTTGGCATATCGGAGCCGAGTGGGCGGTATTCATGCTCTTGAAGAAGTCGCAAGAGTTTTGTTTGCGATGCAAGACTCAGATCACCTATCTCATCAAGAAAGAGCGTGCCATTTTTTGCTTTTTCCACAAGTCCCATGCGAGGCGCTGTTGCACCTGTGTAGGCTCCTTTGGTGTGCCCGAAGAGGGTGTCTGCGACGACATTATCGTCAAGCCCTGCAATATTGAGTGCAACAAATTCACCTGTACGACCACTGGAGTCGTGCACAGCCTTGGCTATAAGCTCTTTGCCAACACCACTTTCACCAGTAATAAGCACAGGGCGCGAGGTCTC includes:
- a CDS encoding sigma-54 dependent transcriptional regulator, whose translation is MSSNYPRHPLLLVDDEDSWLVSFKTTLRAKGIDNVVTENDSTNLLARLQSQQFCAIAIDLMMPNISGEELIPQIVAQHPNIPILVVSGLNQVKSAVNCMRLGAFDFIVKTEERDTLIAAVRHAIEMFELRQENTSLRERFFKKELDHPEYFATIITQNKEMHSIFQYIEAIAETSRPVLITGESGVGKELIAKAVHDSSGRTGEFVALNIAGLDDNVVADTLFGHTKGAYTGATAPRMGLVEKAKNGTLFLDEIGDLSLASQTKLLRLLQEHEYRPLGSDMPKRSSARIIAATHQNLTELQESGKFRRDLFYRLRGHLLHIPPLRERREDLPQLIAHFLQEAESNSGKKIRSNPSELAGFLSQYAFPGNIRELQNLIFDCAGSCSSGVLETSHVQRLLTQSYDYQPDGSGSIQIEPSITFGTSLPTVKEVRAALFKEALHRSNNNQSGAAQLIGVTRQAISKFLKEQS